Proteins encoded together in one Panthera uncia isolate 11264 chromosome A2, Puncia_PCG_1.0, whole genome shotgun sequence window:
- the TMEM229A gene encoding transmembrane protein 229A — protein MGRARGRGVTARFTLQEAAAEAAGLSRGGDGVCSSLRISPCSPSATAPRRAAARVRPRKVSAGAGRLHLTRDRRAERGGAAAGVLREPGGPRVSGAHQLRLPPGRGRGAAAPGTLDLALQYVLALYHCHVFLKRFLRLRYRRQPEQRQQPQHRPGAPPAPLGARAPVAAGGRRRLPRDTRGVGGASGQGLPDPLRFLFFGMHGFLDEIFFTFFFNLLGQGDGATSGHTSLWSFFIYGSCSFVVEKLYFHLHCSRGWSAWKRVPIYVVFVYVWELSWGLGLRMCGACSWDYSHYPLNFMGLITLMYLPGWIFLSVYQDLLSNVLWRVQYLPTK, from the exons ATGGGGAGGGCCCGTGGAAGGGGTGTCACTGCTCGCTTCACGCTTCAAGAGGCTGCAGCAGAGGCGGCGGGGCTGAGCCGCGGAGGAGACGGGGTTTGTAGCAGCCTCCGCATTTCTCCTTGCAGCCCCAGCGCCACCGCCCCTCGCCGGGCCGCGGCGCGCGTTAGGCCGCGCAAAGTGAGCGCGGGCGCCGGCCGGCTGCACCTCACCCGGGACCGGAGGGCAGAGCGCGGTGGGGCCGCGGCGGGGGTACTGCGCGAGCCGGGCGGCCCGCGCGTCTCCGGGGCGCACCAGCTGCGGCTGCCACCGGGCCGCGGCCG GGGTGCGGCGGCGCCGGGGACACTGGACCTAGCGCTGCAGTATGTGCTGGCTCTCTACCACTGCCATGTGTTCCTGAAGCGCTTCCTGCGCTTGCGGTACCGGCGGCAGCCAGAGCAGCGGCAGCAGCCGCAGCATCGGCCCggcgcgccccccgcccctctgGGCGCCCGGGCCCCTGTGGCTGCAGGTGGCCGGAGGCGACTACCCCGAGACACTCGGGGCGTCGGAGGAGCCTCCGGTCAGGGGCTGCCGGACCCGCTCCGCTTTCTTTTCTTCGGAATGCACGGCTTTTTGGATGAGatcttcttcactttcttctttaacTTACTGGGGCAGGGAGACGGGGCCACCAGCGGCCACACGTCGCTCTGGTCCTTCTTTATTTATGGCAGCTGCAGTTTTGTGGTGGAAAAGCTCTACTTCCACCTGCACTGCAGTCGTGGCTGGAGCGCTTGGAAGCGCGTGCCCATCTACGTGGTCTTCGTCTATGTGTGGGAGTTGTCCTGGGGTCTGGGACTCCGCATGTGCGGTGCTTGTTCCTGGGACTATTCTCACTACCCGCTCAATTTCATGGGCCTCATCACCCTGATGTATTTACCTGGTTGGATATTTCTTAGTGTGTACCAGGACCTACTCTCCAACGTGTTGTGGCGGGTGCAGTACCTACCGaccaaataa